CAGTTTTACAAGATGCTCTGAACAAGCCACGAAACTGTGGTGCTTTTTCTACTTTAGCTTTCCTCCCGGAGGACTGAACTGAACCAGGAactccaaataaaaatagtttgacAAAAGTATCAGTCATTTAATTAGGAGATGTGCCAATCAAGTGTAAAAAAGAGCGGAAGTATCCGAAAGTTAGTTTTCATTAGCATTTCTATGGTTGCCTTCCTAGAATGTGTGCCGAGAGGCTAAATCGCTTGTAAGCAATACGCTCTCAACACATTCGGAGTCTCTTCATAGTAACCCAGAAAGGGATACAAAAAGAGGCGGCGCCAGTTTGTTCCCGGGCGCGAGAAGGTCCCAATTAGTTCCTGAGACTGCAGAGCAGTCGGCCCGAGAAGTTTGAACTGGGCAAAAGTGCCTCAGGTCAGGGTGGGCCAGGATGGAGGGGCACTGACAGCGCTTCATTCCGGAACGGCCTTGGCAGGGCGCCGCCCCTCTTCTCGGCGTTCACCCGCGTACCCTGCGTTCCAAGTCCGCTCGGTAGCCGGGTTCCCCTAGCGAACCCCTCACCCACCTGTCTTTCCCCTTACCTGTGTGGGTCCTCTTGTGGATCTTGAGGTTCTCAGAGCGGGCAAAAATCTTCCCGCATCCCGGGAAGGGGCACGGGAAGGGCTTCTCGCCCGTGTGTACTCGGATGTGGTTGACCAGTTTGTACTTCGCCTTGAAGGACTTGCCCTCGCGGGGGCACTCCTCCCAATAACAGACGTGGTTGTTCTGCTCCGGGCCCCCCACATGCTCCATGGTGACGTGCGTCACCAGTTCATGCATGGTGCTGAAGGTCCGGTCGCAGCTCTTCTTGGGCCGGCTTAGTTGAGCTTCGTCGATCCACTTGCACGACAGCTCCTGCTTGATGGGCTGCCTCATATAACGGAAGAAGGCGCCCGGCCCGTGGTGGGCCGCCACGTTCACTCCCATGTTCATGTTCATGGGGCTATAGTTGGGAAACTGCGCGCTGGCGGCATAGGGGTCCGTGCGCGGGCTGGCCACCGGGCGGTAAGGGTCAGGACGGCCAAACAGCTCTCCACGCAGCCCCAGGTGGACCTGGTTGTTGTCCACGTGCCCTGTGGGCGACGGGTGCCCAGCGCCCTGCTCATGCAGCCCGGGAAAGAGCAAGTAACCAGGGGGCTCAGGAATACCAGCTGGAGCGTGCAGGCTGCTAGCGGAGCCAGCAAAGAGCCCATGCTGCCCGCTTCCCGAGGCTGCCTCGCTGAGCCCAGAGCCGCGCTGGCGGAAAAGAAAGTCGCGCGTGGAGTTGAAGGCAGCGGACGCTGCGCCGCCGTAGCTGGGTACCTGGCTGgcatgatgatggtgatggtggtggtgatggtggctcAGGGCGTTGGCGTAGCCCGAACCCTGCGGCGTGAAAGCCGAGCTCTGGCTGGAAGACAGATCGTGTGCCGCGGCCGGGCTGAGCTTGAAGGCAGCAGCggcagcagcggcggcggcagcgTGGGTTGAGTCCCCGAAGGGATTCAACCCCATGCCCGCCGGCTCGCGGTTGGGCATCTCGTGGTGGCGCGGCGCGCCAAAGCTGCCCACTCCCAGCCCGGGGAACTGCGGGCCTCCGTCCAGGAGCATCGTCATAGGTGGGGCGTTCTGGACACGGGCGATCCGGTTTAAGTGAGCAAGGGTGCAGGAGAGGGAGATTTTCGAAGTGCCGTAGTGCCGTAGGGAAGGCGGCAGCCGGATACAACTAGGACACCGCCAAGGCGCTACCAGGAGCCGCAACTTTCCGTGGCTGCGAGAGTCTCCTGCAGAGGGataggagggaggaggggaagaaaaaaggggggtgggtttgagggaaaaggaggagggaggagaagggaggaggaaagactCTGGGAGTAGACCTGGTTTAACAAACTAACAGGAGCgcacaaagaaaaataagctaaATAATAAGTGGAGGGCGGGGTTTGCCAATCCTGTCCCGGGCACCCCTCCTCTACCCGAGAGCGCGGAACCCTGGGGCCAGGAGGCTGGATACCGGCCTCCCGGCTGGGCCGCTCCAAATAGCGGAGCCCGATCGCGGCCGACAGGCGGGCAGCGGGCAGCAGGCAGGCTCGATCTTCGCCGCTCCCCTCACGAGTCCCAGCCTCTTCGCCTCCAGAGTAATGTCCTTGGACTGATAAAGTCAATCACTCACTCCTCTCACATAAACCGAGCGGGAGGCCGGGCGGCGCGCGCCAATGGGGAACCAGCTGGCCTACGGTCACCTGACCCCCGGCCCAGCCGCCCATTGGCCGCCGCCACACTGATTGACAACGCAGAGTGGAGAACATGGCAGCCTGGGTAGAGCGACCGCAGCTGATTGGGCAGCTGCCGGGCGCCTGGCAGGTGAGGCGGCGGCTGCCTGGTGTCCGCGAGTGGGCTCCGCGGGGACTGTGCGGCTGTGGGGAGCTGGGGCCAGGCTTCAGCCGGCAAGTGGCGGGGCGGAGCTGGGCCTCTCTGTGACTTCTTCTCGGCCCCAAGAGGGCCCGAAGCACCCCTCGCGCGCCCTTTACCCGCTTTGGCTAAAGAAACTCTTTGCCCAGTGAGGATCTTTTCACCGCCGCGCCTTCTCCGTCGGCGCGGCGTTCGATGTCCAGTCCCGCTTGCCTCCCCCACCTCCCGAACCTCACCACCTTGAGAACGTTCTTCCTTGGTAGCTGCAGGGCGCAAATGCCAGCGTGAGCGTAGCAGTTCCGCGCTCCTGGCCCAGCTGCTGCTTCCACCTCACACGCCACTACGAGTATAAGGTCCCAAGACCCCATACCCAGGCCGGGCCATCTCCCTGCCCGTGGCCCCAGCTGGCGGCAGCGGTCCAAGGCCCAAACGCGAGGATTGTAATTAGACCCGATCTCCTATACTTCCTTCTGAACCAAGCTTTGACCCTTTAGTTTGTGAGTAGCAGTTTTACTCGCCGATACCCACTTCCCCCAGCACACACCAGACACAACACAGCAAACGTACAACACAATAAACTTAAGCGCACAGCAGGAAACACGAACGCAGCACAGTAAACACAAGCACGCCGTATGAAACACGCACAACACACTAAACATGTACACAACATAATAGTAAGCACAACCAATAACAACGCTACACACAACACAATAAGCACAGGCACACAACTAGACACAATAGAGTAAATATACATAATACCAAACACGCACAAATACTAGATACGCACGGAACACATTGTACGCAAAacacaacacacaaacacatagtAAACACACTAGACCCACACAGAATCAGCGTGGTTTCCGTATCACTGGGCTAATCAGCTTTGAATTCTCAACATTTTCAAACGCAAAAgcagggagggggaatggggacTGTGAGATGGAATTTTCTTCCCTCTGAAGCCTGAGCTTTGCTCTCTTCTACTCCTACCGGGGAAAGCACGTAGTGATCTAGGGAACTGCTTACCCCTTAAGGATTTACTTTCCCTGGGCGTGTGTTGGAGTCGCCCCCCGCCGCCGCCCTCCGTCTGGTGCAAGGTCTTTCTTGGACAAAAATGACCAGGTTCAGACAGGGTTATAATTCCACTCAATTTTCTGTCTACCAACGCATTTGCAAAGAATGCAGGAGAATGAGAGTAGGAAAAAAGACCGAGAGAAAGATGGCTGTGATTGTCACATCTCTAGCGGGGCCGAGCCCCAAAGTCTGCGCCTTGAGGCAGCCTCACAGCCTGGCCGCCATCTCTCTGTAGGAAACAGAACATCTGATCAAGTTCAGAGGCGCCAGGAGAGACCGCCTCAAGCAGCGCTTTATAACTGCAGTCTTTCACTTCCTGCCCCCCAATCTGCCTGGCCTGACCAACACTTCACTACCTTCTTTGCCAGTTTGCTGGGGGAAAACCCTGAGGATACCACATCTTACTGTAGTCGCCCCTTCCCATCAAACTCGCCCCAATCTCCCTCCACTTCCAGAGCTCTCTCCCCAGGTTGGAAGGTGAGTTCACTGCTGACTTAAATTATTGCATCTACCGAAAACAGGCTCTCCAAGAAGGGTTTCATTGTCGCTCAGCAGAGGGTTTCTTTGCGGGGCTGGGGGTGtttcaaagaagaataaatatgcTTAAATCATGCAAATGAATTCTCTAGAGTCAGGTTTATAAAAAGGGAagattgcttttctttcttttccctttctcttcattttcccctttctttccttccttccttccctctacCTCTCTTCACCTCCCATCACCCCCCACCGACCCTGGGCATGTTGCTGGTTGGGAAAAGTTTGGATTTCCTCAGAGCCCTTTCTGGGAGAGTGATTCTTCAGGTTTGGGCACCGGGAGGGGGCGGTTGTCCTGCTTTGGCCCGGTCAACCCTCAGTGAGAATTTCCGGGTGTCCCAGTTGGTACCTGGATAAACGAGGGCCTTGCGCGCTTGGGAGTCAGGGAAGGCTACCCCGCAAGGGAACGCAGAAGGGGAGCTGCCGCGAGAGCCTAGCATTCTCCTTTTTTTGGGGAGGAGTCTCGAACGCAGGGCTTGAGGATGTTGCCGCGTCTGACCTACCGGGTACCCAATGTCCGTTTTGATGCAGCCACATTTCGATAATTAATTGCCTCCAGCACGTGCTCTGTAGTCCCTGGAACAAAAAGGCATAATTCAATTAGATCATCAGCCGAGaagtggggaggtgggggggtgcTTGTTAAGGGGCAGACCTGAGGCAGTTCTGCCAGGCCAAAACCCTGGGTGGTGGAGCTCTTCCCGGGGGCAGCCCGGCCCATCCCGAGTGTGTGGTTCTGAGGGGGTGTCCTTACTTAGTGAAGCGCTGGGGTCCAGGATGCCCCCAAagagaggaggaggctgggggctTTGTGAACAGCAGGGTAAAGTCAGGCCATTTCGAATTCCTGTTTCGCTTGGTCTGGGCAGAGCTTTCCTTTTTGGGGAAGGGGAACCCTGACTCTTAAAACTGGATAGAAAGGGACATCTCTCCAGAAATTGCAAATCACCGCATGAGAGGGGGGAGAAGAAAAGCACCCCTCACCACTCAAAAGCAAATCACTGCTAAGGTGAGGGGGAAAAAGTTAAGtggtttctcctcctccccaaaCACGGTTTTTGGAGGACACCCTGAGAACAACTTGGGGGGACAGGAGGCTTTGGGGATCTAAGTCTGAGAGCAGGGTGATGGCTCAgacaggaaagagggaaggagaaaagttTTTGCACACAGTCTAGGACCAGGCAGGAAGAgctctcttcttttcatttttcaggtGGAGAGAGGAATCACAGCGCTGGGAAGGGCAGGACCACTGGAACCCCGGTGGTGATTCTTATTTTACGCTATAACCGAGGCTCCCTCAACAGCTTTGGCTTACTGGGGTTTACATGTGTATTAGGTAGCCTAAATTAACCAATAAATCTCTTTTATGCATCCCCCAGTTGTATGTGGTCTGGTCTAAATATCCACTTGTCTGTATGGATAGGAAATATAATGGGATCCTTTCCCTCACTCTGGGTTCAAATAGTAAATaggaaaaagatttatttttacccCCAAAtctaaagcaataaataaaactaGAGAAACTGATCATTCCAAACTAGCTCAGTTTTTGAGTCAGAGTTTTAGGATCTATCCTGAAGAAGTAGGAGGAAAAGAGAATATCTTAGGGATAGTAGGATAGAACTGGTTTCTCCGAACAACCCAGAACCCCCATCTACAGCGCTTTGCCTTTCCTTCCAGCCTCCTGAAGAACAAAACATGTATAGCACATTGTGTTATCATGCAGGACTTCTTTCTAAACCCATTTTCTGTGGTGGACTTGAAATGATCCTAACTCGGAGACCCAGCGATTTTCTTTAAGTCCAAGGGAAACACTGCggtcttttcttctgttttgtatTTAGAAAAGACTTGCAATCTAACACTCCCAACATTTTAAAGACCCTTTAAACCCAGCAAGCGGATTTCCGTTCTGTCAATGCTTCCtgatttatttcaataaatgaatCTTTGAATTCAGGAAGGGAATTATTCCAAGAAGCTGAATTTGGTGCCCCTGCCTCTCCCTAGTGGAGAACAAAGTGTTTCTCGTTGAAACATGTCCTTGAAACTCACCATTATTCTCACTTTTTTCCCCTGGTAAAGGACACTTTTTTTACATAAATGCCTACCCTCTCTTTAGAGTTCcagatcttttaaaaagaaaaactgcaaatGGCAATAAAAAATGAAGGGGGAAGAAAGCTGGGGAAAGAATGCATTTTTAactcctctttatttttatgctaagATAAAGCTCTTAATTGGCTTCCGAGGCTGAGCTGAACGATCTCTGGGACCTGCGGACACACTCTCCAATCGCTCTCTGAACTCCAGATTTTATTGACTACATGAGAGTTTTCACTATAGTCCcatcatttgacaaatattatatAAGCCCTCAATACCTTTAAAATTCAATAGAGAAGGAACAAATAGATATTGTTTATCAAACCTTTTTACATATCTGTTTTGTCTTTGTCCTCTGCAGTTCAAGGCATATTGTTGCCTAATGTAATGAAATGCAAACCAAAGGAGAATGAGACATTTTCATTGTACTTGTCAATCAGGGCTATGCAGACAGATATATACACTTGAACTTCAGAGATACAGGCTTAAGTAAATAGGGCTGAACTTGGAGAAGGAAAGCTGAGAGTTGAATTAGAGCTTTTAGAGCTATCAGAATCCAGTTTGGGATCATGAGGGGAGTCCCTGAAATAGAAGAAGTGGAGTGAAACCCTAGGTGGCAGGCAGTGCTTATGAGCCAAGTGTGGGTGAAAGGCTCATGATGATCTGTGGTCCTGGCCCTCTGGGTCCTGTTACCAAAGAGTATCTTTACTGCTCTGTGGGTGTCCAGCTGTTAGCCTCCAGTACCAGTGTAACTCCTGATGCCAGAAGGGCAAGAGGACATTCCCTTTCTAGATCAGAACACCTTAGAGGAGGGAAGTACCCAGGCTAGGGGAGAGGCAGATCCAGgcaaaaaacacagaaatatgaTGGCATACTGGATTTGTTTACAAGTTTTTCCTGAGAGACCCAAAGAGATGGGATGAAGAGAAAGGATTTGGGGTCCCAACATTCCTGACATTGGACCCAAAGTTCTTACTAAGTTTCTAAATGTTCTATtcactctttttgtttgtttgttactggggattgaactcaggggtacttgactgctgagccacatccccagctctattttgtattttatgtagagacagggtctcactcagttgcttagcacctcactaaattgctgaggctggctttgaacttgtgatactcctgcctcagcctccagagccactgggatgataggcgtgcatcaccatgcctggctaatgtTCTActaattctaaaatgtaaatgatGCTAGCTCCAAAGCTAGTAAAGAGAAGCCTTGGACTATCCTGAAATATTCgccctttcatttctcctttgagaTTAAATCCCAAACCCAAAGTGGCAGGGAAGTTATCTCTGGACCATATCATGGTTTCTAGCAGTGATGTGCATCCTTGGTACTTAGGTCTAGGGCCATCATTTCCTGATCCAGTTCTATTTAAACATTCCATCTTTCTTCCCTCCTCATTAAGGGTCAGAGACTACATTTCCTGAATTATCTTTACTTTTGCCCAAGTGGAGAATATGAATTCCTGACCTCTAAAAATGCTCTCAGACTCCCAAGGACCTTCATTTAGTTCTGGAATGGTATTTTGTAAAATCAAATTGCCTGTTGTTTTTGCACTTGGCTTGGGGTCATTCATGTGGTCCTTTCCTAGTGAGAAGATGAGAGGCAGGGGCTTTGATATTAAAGCATCAGgacctccctttctttccccttttctcacCTACTCCCAAAGAGGACAAAGTGGGGGTGAATTAGACTAATATCTGGTTTGGACTTGAATGACAAACTATGGACTGCAAACTACAGGCCAGATCTGGCCCATAGCCTGTTATATTCATATGGCTCCAGGAgacaagaatgttttaaaaacatctttaaagGGTTAGACATAGAAAGAGGGGAGGAGATTATGCTACAGAGACTAAATGTAGCCTGAGAAgcctaaaatattttccatttggtCCTTTACAGAAAGTTTGAGACCGTATTCTCAGCAGAGGCTAGATATTCTTAactgataagtttttttttttttaaagagagagtgagagaggagagagagtgagagagggtgagagagagagaattttttttttaatatttattttttagttctcagcagacacaacatctttgttagtatgtggtgctgagcatcgaacccgggccgcacgcatgccaggggagcgcgctaccgcttgagccacatccccagccctgataagTTTTATTAACCATCACCCTCctactttttaatattcattttgcaCATGGTGTGAATTCTTTTTCCAGTCTCACACCCCAATTATTTCCAGGGATCACTTTGGTTTGGAGAAAGGTAAGAAAGtagtggagggaggaggagcccCAAGGAGAAAGAGGGGATGAGAAGAGAGAAGTGAGGAAAAAGAGTTGTGAATATCTCAATCAGTGACTAGGTGACCTCTGACCCTGAGGGTGGTTTTATTGTCTTTCTCCTTTGGCTAGAGATACATGGTTTATTGACCCTTTCTGCGTGACTGAGCCCTGAGGGGCAACCACAGCTGCCAAACCAAGCAAGGCATTTGAGTCCAAGCAGAGGCCCCTAAGCAGCCTGCCTTCAGGAAGCCAAGGGGAAGTGACCCCAGTTCCCTAGGCATGGGGAACTTTGAGGAACCAAGAGGTCAGTCCCCTCTCTCCCAATCAACTGCCCCTCATCAGTGAGGGCCTGAAGTTTgcccctttcctctttctctcccagaAACACTTGCTCACTTTCTCCCAGGAACAAATGCCAACAGTCAGTAGACTAAGGTTTCCTCTGTGCACCTCCCCCCTTCATACTGTAAAGATAGGctaggctagggatgtagctcagtggtagaatatgcTTTatttagcatgcctgaggccctggctaccacccccagcaccaaactaattatttaattaattaaggtAGATAAATTTAAAGATTCCAGGGTGCTTCCAACACCCCAGCTTGCCAGGTGCCTTCTCTCCTTTTAGTGTAGCTTcctattttctcctcctccttccttcttctccaacCTATCTGGAGTTTCTCTTTCTGGGCAGCATATTTCCTCTTCCCTTCACTCTTGACTCTCAGACTCAGTTTTGTTAGATTGCAGTTTACTTTTTGAGTCTGGCCCAGGCTGGCAAAGAGTTACCCCCCCTGGCCCAGGTAGCCACTCCACTCATGTAAAGTTGCCAAATTTGACACATAACATTCAGGACATTCAGGTACTTTTGAATTTCAagtgagcaaaaaaaaattttttttgactaccaggggtttgaacccaggagggtGCTTtacccactgagctgcatccccagcccttttattattttttgttatttagagacaaagtcttccTATGTTTCCCAGGccaacctcaaacttgcaatccttctgcctccaccttccaaattcctgggattacaggagtgcccTGCAGAtagacagatatatatatatatatatagattgattgatttataGTCTGTTCCAAATATGGCATGAGACAATTACACTAAAAGATTCTCTTCATTCTTTATCAGGACTTTGAATTTAACTTTATCTTATAGCAGTATGGTCTGGATGGGCTAAATAAATTATCACATCAACACAGCTCTTCTAGCCTAAATGTGGCCTGCCTACATGCCACCTGCTATGGAGGGTAAAGAAAGGGGCACTTCCTGCACCTAAGGTTTCCCAAAggtgttatttgcaggaaaatcgACTTAGAGACAAGGGCAGCCCAGCTTCCCTTTCCAAGGAGAGCCTGTGGGAAACTCTAGATCCTGCTATGCAGATGTGCCCTTTGTGTTTTCAGAGGCCTACTGGGGAGATTGTCACACTTGGGCTGACAGGGGGTGTGATCAGTCCCACCGGCCTCTGCCCTAGACCCCTAGGGAAGTTCCATGTAATACCCACCAGGCTACACTGCAATCTTTGAGGGTCAGTAAGCTGAGGACCTTGAGACTCAAGTACTGCAGGCTTCTGAATGCAGTGTGTTGACCTGATCCTCCTGTCGCCCCCACAGGACCTGAAACTCGGGTATGCCCTGTGCGTTCTTTCCTAATTTACTCAGGCTGTAGAAGCCCAAGGCTCCTTTACCCTTATCTCGCAGGGTTCAAGTTTCATGCGGGCCGGTCCCCGGAATCCTTTGTGTCTTGCCCCGCCCCCTCACTTTAACCTAGCCGACTTCAAAAATAAagagcctggaaaaaaaaaaaagaagaagaagaagaagaaaaagaagaattagaaGAATAGAAGCTCCTACTCAGGATGAACCTTTGAGGATGAGGATCCTCAACAAGTGGAATTCCCTAGACTGTGGTGGTCACTCTCTTTAGCCCGGTTCAATCCACAACCTCACTTTAATCCACACTGGCTACGCAGAATCTCCTCTGCAGGCACCCGGAGCTAAAGGTCACGTTTTCTGGAGGACCAAGCCAGAATGAAACAGGCTTGTATCAGTAAATAATCATTTTCCTCCGCCCTGGCTTCCCACCCCATATCACACATTGCattttgtagctcagtgttagttCCAAGGGTCGCTCagaaggcttaaaaaaaaaacgtTCCGCCCAGGACcgccagaggctgaggcaggaagatcgcaagttcaaaggcagactTCGCAACTTAACactaccctcagcaact
This sequence is a window from Ictidomys tridecemlineatus isolate mIctTri1 chromosome X, mIctTri1.hap1, whole genome shotgun sequence. Protein-coding genes within it:
- the Zic3 gene encoding zinc finger protein ZIC 3 isoform X2, with translation MTMLLDGGPQFPGLGVGSFGAPRHHEMPNREPAGMGLNPFGDSTHAAAAAAAAAAFKLSPAAAHDLSSSQSSAFTPQGSGYANALSHHHHHHHHHHASQVPSYGGAASAAFNSTRDFLFRQRGSGLSEAASGSGQHGLFAGSASSLHAPAGIPEPPGYLLFPGLHEQGAGHPSPTGHVDNNQVHLGLRGELFGRPDPYRPVASPRTDPYAASAQFPNYSPMNMNMGVNVAAHHGPGAFFRYMRQPIKQELSCKWIDEAQLSRPKKSCDRTFSTMHELVTHVTMEHVGGPEQNNHVCYWEECPREGKSFKAKYKLVNHIRVHTGEKPFPCPFPGCGKIFARSENLKIHKRTHTGEKPFKCEFEGCDRRFANSSDRKKHMHVHTSDKPYICKVCDKSYTHPSSLRKHMKCCPAWYPGQSVIPDEELDTDVGMQQPALHNTTYPKCRVNAEPTVQEMIY
- the Zic3 gene encoding zinc finger protein ZIC 3 isoform X1, which produces MTMLLDGGPQFPGLGVGSFGAPRHHEMPNREPAGMGLNPFGDSTHAAAAAAAAAAFKLSPAAAHDLSSSQSSAFTPQGSGYANALSHHHHHHHHHHASQVPSYGGAASAAFNSTRDFLFRQRGSGLSEAASGSGQHGLFAGSASSLHAPAGIPEPPGYLLFPGLHEQGAGHPSPTGHVDNNQVHLGLRGELFGRPDPYRPVASPRTDPYAASAQFPNYSPMNMNMGVNVAAHHGPGAFFRYMRQPIKQELSCKWIDEAQLSRPKKSCDRTFSTMHELVTHVTMEHVGGPEQNNHVCYWEECPREGKSFKAKYKLVNHIRVHTGEKPFPCPFPGCGKIFARSENLKIHKRTHTGEKPFKCEFEGCDRRFANSSDRKKHMHVHTSDKPYICKVCDKSYTHPSSLRKHMKVHESQGSDSSPAASSGYESSTPPAIASANSKDTTKTPSAVQTSTSHNPGLPPNFNEWYV